The following DNA comes from Musa acuminata AAA Group cultivar baxijiao chromosome BXJ1-4, Cavendish_Baxijiao_AAA, whole genome shotgun sequence.
ATCGAAAAAGGAAGTCCAATTCGGTGTGCGATATGTTTAGGTAGATCTTTTGGAAGTTTGCCCTAAAGCTTATTTGTCATGTGGTCCTTGTGACTTCCAGATAACAGTGAAACTGATGAACAGCAGGACCAGGTACAATCTGAGAACCAACATCAACCTTCTGCAACTGCCAGCTTGCATTCTGGTGTGGCAACACATTTGCCTGGGTACATGGTGCCCACTAGTCATTTTGACGTAGCACAGACTGTGGTACTGTCCTTCAGGATGTTAACTTATGTAAATACATTATATTTGTACGTTATTATGTCATGAAGAACCTGTTCTTCTTACCTTAGTCAAAAGGATTGACATGAGTTTTATGAAACTATTCTTGCTTTTGCTTCTGTTTCTAATACAGTTTTAGATAACTACCATGTAGTTTCCATCTGTATTTCTAGAGAAAGCTGCCTTTTTATCTTGGTTTTACATATAGTCCTGAAGCATAAGCCAAAACTTTGCAGGCAATGACTTTTGACCTCattcttgcattctttttgtgtatatatataaggttACTGATTCTAGATCATTGTAGGAACTTTTATCTATAATGATTTTGCATATTGGTAAAAGTAAACAAAGTATACAAGGCATAGCTTGCATTTTAAGTTCCACATTTGGAAGCTGTTTAGTCTTCTTGGTGAGGTACCTCTTATTGGTGGGAGCATGTACATACATCTCCCGAGGCGATAGGCAGGAAAATAGCTTTAGTTATGTCGGAGCCATTTCACTGCAAACACTGTTAGCTGTGTACCTATTACTGGTGTCCTGAAACAGTTTTCCTCGACCACTAAGTTAGCAATAAGTGGTGCTATATGACAGTGGGTTAGGCAGAGTGGCAGACAAGGATTTGAGTTTACCTTCCCTAGGGAATTGTTTTATCAACCATTTTTTAATGTCTATTTCATTAATTTTCTTTGATTGGATGCCTTACTGATAATAGAAAACATTGTGAATTAATTGAGGAAAATGTGTTTGAACTGACTTGACTAATTGTATGAAAATACTCTTTGTGACAGGCTCCGGCAGCTTACCCATTTGTTGATCCTTACTATGGTGGTATGTTTGCAGCTTACAGTGGGCAACATGTGGTATGTTTCAACTGACACAGACGTATGTGCTTAATGTAGTTTGgaatctgaaaaatcaaatactgCTTGCAAGGAGCCAATTTGTACCTATATCTTCATTTCAGTATGGTGTGGTGTTTATCAACTATAAGTTCTTTTGCTTTGTTAACCACTGCCAATGTGACTTAGATACATCCACAACTGATTGGAGTCAATCATCCCGGAGTGCCATTGCCGACTGATGCAATTGAAGAACCTGTTTATGTCAATGCAAAACAATATCATGGTATCTTAAGGCGTCGACAGTCTCGAGCAAAAgctgaatcaaaaaataaattggcTAAAGTTCGTAAGGTATGTCTCTACTAAAGATATTAATTCTTGCTAGGTAGTTAGATCACTGTTCAACGCTAGTGATCTTTTTTCCTATTAGGCTAGAGGAAGCATTAGCTGGCAATAGAATTGTGTTTTTTGGCAGTTATTCTAAATGATTAATTGGATGGTTTTGCCTCTTGATGTGGTTATCCATATATCCTGTTGTCATAGTTAAACTTGTGCTTCTTGGTTAAATTGTTAACTATTAGTTTTTATAGGGTGAACCATCATAAGATCTCCATATAGCTGGGTGGGTTTTTGCTAGAGCTTGACTTCATGTCTCAAATGGGGAGCAAAAATATTCGTAACATGTGATGCTATGTGCCCaacttgatttatattttaatacaATAATTCTACCAGGACACAAATCAGAAATCCTGTGTGGGTTGTCATTCTTGGTACTTCTTTCAATGATTCATTGAGTCCAACACACTTTTTGTAATTACCTTCATATGGTattttattgatttatataaTCAGAATTTGTTTCAGATGATGAATTAATTTCAGTTAATTAGAATTGAATTTAGCTAAATTACAAGTTATTTTTTAAATACTACaaaatgaatttatttttttaagttgCGATGTTTGAGAAGGAAACAAAAATGGTTCcagttattatttttttgtaataccTTTATTTGGATATAAAATAAAACTTGACGTTGATTGTGTTGGTTCAAACCAACTCGACCAATTCACCATGGATCGCACACAGGACATGAAATCTTATCTTACTATTGGGTCAAGTTGGGTTTGAATAAGCTGTTACGTCCCTCTATCTTAAAACACTTTAACTCGATATCGACTGACCCACTGATATCTTTTGCTATGAAGAGAAGAATTATACTGTGTCACACGAAAAAAAGGTGTACAACTACTTTGTTCTGTAAAATAACAGAAGTAAATGAGTTTCACCAAATTTGACTCCAAATCACGTGATTTGTTTTGAAGTAGTAATGAATCAATTAAGTTCCATCCCACTGAACTGAATTAAGTCACTTATCCTATTATGGCTTGTTGGTGGTGGTGTTGTTGTACCATTAGAAATAAGTGATTCCACAAATAAGAATCGTATTTCCTATTCGTCAAAAATTTAGTTTGTACCAAACAGGTTGTAAAGAAAATATTTCAGTACTTATGGCCACCTGCTTCATTAGATTCACTAGGTCTTTGCTTAAGCTACTTAATATATCTGCCGTTTGAACAATCTGTAAGTGTATATGTGTCTCTGCAATTATATTGGTTTAATTTGTTAGTACTCATGTCTACAGCTCTCTAGTCTATCTGTTAGTTCTCCTGACGTTTGTCCCAGTATCGGGCTAAATATTTTGGTATTTGTTGAAAACATTGATTCTTGGACTCCCTACCCTGTGCTTTTGTCTCATGCATCACATATCACCGTTTTGGGGTGGGGATTCAGTGAATGACATGCTTTTCGTGACCACTAGATAGGAttcttatattatttttcatttcTCAGGATTGTTGGTTGTGATAGCGCAGTGACCTATGACCTCCTACTTTTTACCCCTCAATGCTCTTGAAATTTGCATTTCTTGCTGTTGGAGTTGATCTTTctaatgataatataatttttataactgtttatttggacagaaaaaacaagGTAATGATTATGTGGGCTTGCATGGAAGGTTTTAACTTGTGTGTCTATACGAAGGCCAGAATACTGTAGGTTGGTCTATGAAAACTAAAGGTTTATAAAGCAGAAGCATTATCCAAGCAGCTAGTCTATTGCATAGTGCATGTGTTTTGTGGGTACACTAGCGGATGCATATGCAGATTCTAATACTATTTtagaataattttaaaaatatattaaaaccaAATAGAACAAAAATAACTAATGATATACAGTTCAAGAAATCTTGACCACATTTGATGGGAAGTTAACAATGCATCAACTATACTTAAGAATCACAACCAGTCAACTATAGTAAAGAATCACAGCCATTGAAAGAAattatccaaaacaatgtatgaaTCCTAGAACTATGACATGCACAATCTTGTAGAAGTTGCGAATATATGCCATAGGTTCAGACTTTTAAAGAGTCAAGCAAATagacaaaaatccaaaaaatgtcACAAAATATGtagttgaataaaaaataatttatgcatATAAGTATTATATGTATAGAATCCAAATAACAtatgaatttaaataaaaatattatatagataTAACATTTCTTTTAATCATTATTTGACCATATGCAATCTTCTGTAGTCACATGCTTGACTTCGTGCAGCTACTTACGTCATTGTCGTCCGGTTATCCAGGCGACCACATATTATTAGTGCATATGGTATATGTAATGTGGCTATTTACCGAACAAAACATGTTTTTTAAGGTATTGCTTGTAAGCTCTCCATTAGTTGGTCTATGAAATCAAATTGGAACATCTATTTCCTTATCCTTCTGATAGATTCGTCACAACTCTTGGGAATAGAAGATTTCAGACTGTTTTGACCTGACATTTTATTGCTTGTTATCCAGGCGACCACATATTACTAGTGCATATGGTATATGTAATGTGGCTATTTACCGAACAGAACATGTTTTTTAAGGTATTGCTTGTATGCTCTCCATTAGTTGGTCTATGAAATCAAATTGGAACATCCATTTCCTTATCCTTCTGATAGATTCGTCATAGCTCTTGGGACTACAAGATTTCAGACTATTTTGACCTGACATTTTATTGCTTGTTAAAATATCTATGGAATATTCCAGTTGTGCTGATCATCCGATCTTGGAGATTGTGTTACTGTTCTCACCTTTTCATTATGACAGAATCATATTTCATATATGATTAAGATAATACTGTTTCTTGCTTATGTTGTATTTCTTTCATCTTGAACTGTGGATTTATTTTGTAACATATTTAGCATTACCACTATACAGCCGTATCTACACGAATCCCGTCATTTGCATGCTGTGAGAAGAGCTAGAGGATGTGGAGGT
Coding sequences within:
- the LOC103982245 gene encoding nuclear transcription factor Y subunit A-7 isoform X1 is translated as MTSSVQSLSDNSETDEQQDQVQSENQHQPSATASLHSGVATHLPGYMVPTSHFDVAQTVAPAAYPFVDPYYGGMFAAYSGQHVIHPQLIGVNHPGVPLPTDAIEEPVYVNAKQYHGILRRRQSRAKAESKNKLAKVRKPYLHESRHLHAVRRARGCGGRFVNSKSEADQQNESQGNQQDEAASDDMAQRSDVPASDERSANKENTKLSSNRAEPSKVGDSDKLPVGNE
- the LOC103982245 gene encoding nuclear transcription factor Y subunit A-7 isoform X2 — encoded protein: MTSSVQSLSDNSETDEQQDQVQSENQHQPSATASLHSGVATHLPGYMVPTSHFDVAQTVAPAAYPFVDPYYGGMFAAYSGQHVIHPQLIGVNHPGVPLPTDAIEEPVYVNAKQYHGILRRRQSRAKAESKNKLAKVRKSFQEHTWHFQIDGDQMSTQS